Genomic window (Terriglobus sp. TAA 43):
TCGGCTTCTCGGTGCGTGCCGGGAAGCGCAGTCAGGCGCATCCACTGCGGTGTGGCTTGGGGTTGCGTCGAGATCGTGTCGGCGACGAGAAGGACGTTCTTTGCGAACGTTGTATGTTGCCCGCGCGAGAGAGAGATGGCAACGGATACTGAGGGCTCAATCGAAGTGGCGAAACGTTCAACCGCGTAACAGGTATTCGCTCCACATGGGATGCGGAGCGAACTCCACGGGATGGAGAGCAGCGAACCTTCGGCAACGATATAGAGATGATGAATGGAGTGTGGAAGCCCGGGGAGGAGTAATTGCCCGACTGTGAAAAGGGCCTCTTCACGACTGCGATTCCATTGAGCGAGACGTGTGGCGTATGCCTGCGCATCTTCCCCCGGATGGAGGGCTGGCTGGTGGTCGCGCATCATCTTCAATAGAGGTGCAATATGTTGCTGCAACACTTTCTTTGCAGGCAAAGGCGCGACGGTTGTTGATGACGATGTTATGAGCCAGCGATATGTGTGGCTGGAGCCGTATGAGAAGGAGATGAGAGCTTCGCCGGGACGAAGGAGCGACTGCTGAGCATCGTGGGCTGAGGCTATCCAATCGCCTCTGAGTTTGCCGGGGTGGTTCGATGCCTCTGCGTTGAGAGCTTCTTCTTCGAGATAGAGCGAACGCAGCATTGTGGCGATGTTCTTGGTGTCAGTGCTGGTGAGGAGTGCTGACTTCTGCTTTTCGAGTTGTACATGGTTGGCGAGAATTCGTTGCCGTAGTTGGGGTTGCAGATCTGCTGCTTGCATGGAGTTCTGAGCACCAATTGCGTCGAGCATGGTGCGTGCCCGCGAGTGCTCTGCGTATCGAAAGGCTGTTTCACGGAAGCCCTTATTGGGCGATCGTCTGTCGAGTCTCATAGAGAGTTCGACAGCGAGTTCGTACCAGCTGTGACGACCAGTGAAGTAGCTTGCGGCGAGGTCTCGTGTCAAGAGAGAGGACCGAGAGTGCTCCACGATGTTAAGCGCCGCGGCTACTGCATTGAGTGCGGCTTCGTCATCATGCCGTGGCTCGTAGACCAGAGCGAGACCAGCATCGGCTGTGGCTTCTTGTTCGCGTTCCCCCAAATCCTGAGCGAGCGTGAGCGCCTGCTTGTAAAGATCTTCAGTTTGTGGGCACGATGCACATGTGTGCTGGTAGATAGCAGCTTGAGCGAGCTTGGTATCTAAACGAAGAGCGGGGAGTTTGAGCTCGTCTGCAAGGCGCGCGGCATCCGCGACATCGTTTTGCGCAGCGGTTCTTTGATCGATGTGTAAGTAGGTTGCTGACCGACGAAGGAGTAGAGATGCTTCCTCCGGCTTGAGTTCGAGCTTCTGAGCGACGGCGATGGCGGAGGTGTATTCGCGGAGTGCATCCTGCGGTTTTCCGTTGCGTTCGAGTACACTGGCGAGCATGCCGCGTGCATCGAGCGCGACCTGGCTGTCTGGCGATGCGTGGCTTAGACAGAGACGAAGCTGTGTTTCCGCCTCGCTGTTCATGCCAAGATCGAGATAGAAGCCGCCGAAGTCCTTTTCAATTTCTGCTTCGATGAGCGGAGCGTAGTGGATGCTTTCACCCCAGGCCATGGCACGGCGAAATGCGTAGAAGGCTTCTTCAAAGCGTCCCTGCTCGCGGTAGAGAGTGCCAAGTTCGCTGAGCGTGAATACAACGCCTGCGGGATCTTCTGTTTTTTCGGAATCGGCGAGTGCTTCCTGTCCTGCAGCTACTGCGTCGTCGGCGCGGCCCGCTTCGCCGTAAAGGGAAACGAGATTGCCGAGAACGATCCCTTGCCAATAGACATCGCTGTTTTTCCGGTAGAGCTCAAGCGCCTTTTCGGAGTCCTCGATCGACGCCTGGAGATTGCCGAGGAAGTATTCGTCGGCTTCAAGCGTTTTCCAGACGAGTGCCTGCACGGCTATATCGGAGGCATCAGGGAGGGTGAGCGCCTGTTGCAACAATGCGCGGGCTTCGACGTATCGGCTGCGTTGGTAGATGAGATAGCGAGCCTTTTGCGTGATGGCCCAGCGAGCGAGCGCGACGTCGTGGGCGGCAGTCGCTTCGGCCGCCGCAGCGTCGTAGAGGGTGAGCGCAGTGGGGCCGTCGGGGGCGCCGGGCATCTTTCTCCTCGTCATGTCGGCGCGGGCCAAGGCAATGCCTGCTGCCAGGAGGTGTTCGCGGTCTAGCGCTGAGTGAGCTGGGGTAACGTCTTGGAGGACAAGAGAGGCTTGTCGCGACTGCTCTGCCGAGGAGAGCTCAATGTGGGCGAGACCGTCGTTAGCGGTGGTGACCGCGTAAAGGAGCTCGCCACCATTACCGAGATCCAGGATGCGACGTGGTGTCTCTGTGGATTGGACGAAGAGCAGACCACCTTGCAGATGTAACTGCAGCAGCACGATCGTGCCGGGCTGAGCCGCGATCTGATAGGCCCGCTTTTCGCCGGATTTTAGAGTGCTTTGAACCGAGCCGCCGGACGGGATGGCCGTTTGCGCATGCGCGAACCCTGCCGTAAATGCTAAGGATGCAAGGACACAGAAGAAGCCACCGCGTTTCATGTCGACTCGTTTGGGACGGCAATGCGGTCAGAATACCAATGCATTCGAACTCTCGAAAAAAAATGTGTGATGTTTCTGCACTTCGGCTCATTAGGTTGTGAAAGCCAAAAACTAAGACCATCTGTTCGCTGTGAAGAGGCGCTTAGAGCCGATTCAGTTTCTTTTGCCATTGCAAGGTTCTCCGGAGAGTCTGTTATGTCGTTCGCAACTTCGATCCAAGGGATTGTCGGCGTCAGCCGGACATCGTTCGCGCGTGTAGCTATCGCGATGTTGACCGCCAGCCTTTCCGTATCGCCGCTTGTTCCCCAGGCTGTTGCACAGGTGAGCGAGATCAAAGCTCGGCCTAGCGTGATCACTGGGACCGACGGCACGACTTCAGGGACAGCCAGCTTTCAGGGAAACTTTACGGCAATCTCCGCGCCGTCAGGGCAGGCGGTGGGTCTTGCCCGCGAGGCGGATTGCTCGCTGAACTTCTATACCGGCAGCTACAGCCTTTCCACCACGAGCTTTAGCTATACGCGCACCAGCATTGCCACCAAATACGATCAGACACTGCACGCGCATGCGGGCCTGAGTACGACCGCTGGATCGGTTTACGCTGCTGGATGCCGCAACTATCCCGTGGGAATTGGATCGCGGCCCGGCCTGTTTCTTGGACGGACGCCGACAAATATCAATGTTTTCGCGGGCTTGTACTATTCGCCAGTTTCGATGGGTGAGGCTCTTTATGTGCTTTCCGGCGTGGAGGGTACCGTTACCGGGTACGGCATGAAGGTCTACAGCTTCTCAAGCGCCACCGCGCTTTCCACCGCAGATCTGAACGGGGACCACGTTGGAGACATCGTCGTTTCGCGTGGCACCGGAACTAGCACCGGCTCTATCTCTGTTCTGCTCGGTAGCAGCGACGGAAGCTTTCCGGCTTCTGGAGTTACGTACAACACGGGCGGTTCAGCTACGGTCGCATCTGTTGTAGACGACTTCGATGGCGATGGAGTGTTGGACGTCGTCGCGATTTCGAACGGTATTAATTTGGGCGATGCGCAAATCCTATCGTTCCTGAAGGGCAAGGGCGATGGCACGTTCGCCGCTGCAGCGAACATGAATGTGCCGCTGGTCGCGGGAACCACCTCGTCTTCAGCCCCCGTAACGAACCTTGCTTCCGCGAACCTGCGCGGGACGGGGACGAAGGACATTGTTTGCAGCAACGGACTCGTCCTGTTGAACAATACGGCAGCATCGGGCTCTACGCCGTTTACTGCTTTAAGCTCGTATGCGTTTCCTTACAACATAGCCAGCGGAAGCCCCGGACCAAACCTTGCCCTTGGTGACATTAACAAGGATGGCCGCCTGGACCTTGTTGTGGGTGGTGGCGGCGTTGTGCACACGTACCTCGGCAAGGGCGACGGTAGCTTTACGACCGGCCAGAGTTACGACTCCATCCCATCTATTGGCTTTGTCACGATTGACGATCTCGACGGCGATGGAAATGCCGACATCTATGTCGGGCTGGGAAACAACGGCGTCGATGAAGGCGACGGGGATTTCAACAATATGTCGTATGCCCTGATGGGCAATGGTGACGGTAGCTTTCAGGGAGCGTATTCCGGCAGTGCAACGTATAACGGAACCAATGTTGGCGATGTGAATGGCGACGGCATACCAGACATGGTGGCCGCGACCAGCTCTCAGGCCAACAATGGATTCTTTGCCAATTTCACCGTTCAGCTTGGCAACGGCAAGGGAGGTTTCACCGCTGGTTCTGCTGTGCCGCAGCCGAGCGCCTTTTCTCTGAATGGCTACAGCTTCGCTACAGGTAGTCTTTCGACTGCGCAAGTGCCTACCTATGCCCTTGGCGACATCGATGGTGATGGTAAAGCTGATCTTGTATTTATTGCGAATGGCCTGACTGCAACGAGCAGTGGTGGTTCTCTCGTCACATATCCATATCCGGTGTACTTCACCGCGCACTCAAACGGCGATGGCACGTTTGCTATACCTGTGCCAAATGCGTTCCCTCAGATTGCACCCGCGCTTGACTTTGATAACCAACTCGCCGTCACCAATCTCCAGCTGGTGGATGTGACCAACGACGGCAAGCTGGATCTGGTAGCGAGCTACAACGATATTGCAGGGACCGCCTTTGGACAGCCAGCGATCAATCCGTACCAGCAAGGTATTGTCGTGCTTGCTGGCACAGGCACGGGGACGTTCAGCACTACGCGCGTGTTGACTAGCCTTTACTCAAGCACCACCGCGCCGACCACTGCAGTTGTGCCTTACGTCGCAGGGCATGCCGACTTAAACGGCGATGGCAAGAACGATCTGGTTGTGTACAACAGCACATTCGCTATTGTGAACGGCACGGGTGTGATCACCACGACGTACAGCGCCTTTTTAAGTAATGGTGACG
Coding sequences:
- a CDS encoding FG-GAP-like repeat-containing protein, with product MSFATSIQGIVGVSRTSFARVAIAMLTASLSVSPLVPQAVAQVSEIKARPSVITGTDGTTSGTASFQGNFTAISAPSGQAVGLAREADCSLNFYTGSYSLSTTSFSYTRTSIATKYDQTLHAHAGLSTTAGSVYAAGCRNYPVGIGSRPGLFLGRTPTNINVFAGLYYSPVSMGEALYVLSGVEGTVTGYGMKVYSFSSATALSTADLNGDHVGDIVVSRGTGTSTGSISVLLGSSDGSFPASGVTYNTGGSATVASVVDDFDGDGVLDVVAISNGINLGDAQILSFLKGKGDGTFAAAANMNVPLVAGTTSSSAPVTNLASANLRGTGTKDIVCSNGLVLLNNTAASGSTPFTALSSYAFPYNIASGSPGPNLALGDINKDGRLDLVVGGGGVVHTYLGKGDGSFTTGQSYDSIPSIGFVTIDDLDGDGNADIYVGLGNNGVDEGDGDFNNMSYALMGNGDGSFQGAYSGSATYNGTNVGDVNGDGIPDMVAATSSQANNGFFANFTVQLGNGKGGFTAGSAVPQPSAFSLNGYSFATGSLSTAQVPTYALGDIDGDGKADLVFIANGLTATSSGGSLVTYPYPVYFTAHSNGDGTFAIPVPNAFPQIAPALDFDNQLAVTNLQLVDVTNDGKLDLVASYNDIAGTAFGQPAINPYQQGIVVLAGTGTGTFSTTRVLTSLYSSTTAPTTAVVPYVAGHADLNGDGKNDLVVYNSTFAIVNGTGVITTTYSAFLSNGDGTFATPTVLATAAKLNDLTIGDFNNDGHPDIAYVAEAVNGGQATLNIVLGNGNGGVGGNHSYNLSGGDAVMIAGLAAADFDGDGKADLALIGSNIVSGVFYGNGDGTFTNVVSNNLAYPRDLINLTGGGASTALDLNKDGKLDILTGSTVLLNMYGSAPSLLATTATALTANASTIPANGSVVLTATTTSTTAGTLTGTVKFLDGSNTLGMVTLASGSALLTAKNLSVGSHLITAVYSGDNTYSTSTSSVVTVAVTASVPTIATTTTLNASASNVFSGTTVSFSATVAPATGAAIPTGTVTFTDGSTTLGTANLDATGKATYSTAALSVGSHSVVASYAGATTSAAIFTASASSTVAVTITPPGFTIALAQSTSTATRGSSATNTLTITPVGGFSAVVNLNCTGAPSGSTCTINPASVTPNGTTASTATITLQTSASASIRPASSTVLLSLLGLPTILGIGVSFTRFRRYGLRLLSFSLLSMLFVLPGCGSSTPATNGSTGTATTANLTITATSPGLSSPPAPLAWTVNIQ
- a CDS encoding CHAT domain-containing tetratricopeptide repeat protein: MKRGGFFCVLASLAFTAGFAHAQTAIPSGGSVQSTLKSGEKRAYQIAAQPGTIVLLQLHLQGGLLFVQSTETPRRILDLGNGGELLYAVTTANDGLAHIELSSAEQSRQASLVLQDVTPAHSALDREHLLAAGIALARADMTRRKMPGAPDGPTALTLYDAAAAEATAAHDVALARWAITQKARYLIYQRSRYVEARALLQQALTLPDASDIAVQALVWKTLEADEYFLGNLQASIEDSEKALELYRKNSDVYWQGIVLGNLVSLYGEAGRADDAVAAGQEALADSEKTEDPAGVVFTLSELGTLYREQGRFEEAFYAFRRAMAWGESIHYAPLIEAEIEKDFGGFYLDLGMNSEAETQLRLCLSHASPDSQVALDARGMLASVLERNGKPQDALREYTSAIAVAQKLELKPEEASLLLRRSATYLHIDQRTAAQNDVADAARLADELKLPALRLDTKLAQAAIYQHTCASCPQTEDLYKQALTLAQDLGEREQEATADAGLALVYEPRHDDEAALNAVAAALNIVEHSRSSLLTRDLAASYFTGRHSWYELAVELSMRLDRRSPNKGFRETAFRYAEHSRARTMLDAIGAQNSMQAADLQPQLRQRILANHVQLEKQKSALLTSTDTKNIATMLRSLYLEEEALNAEASNHPGKLRGDWIASAHDAQQSLLRPGEALISFSYGSSHTYRWLITSSSTTVAPLPAKKVLQQHIAPLLKMMRDHQPALHPGEDAQAYATRLAQWNRSREEALFTVGQLLLPGLPHSIHHLYIVAEGSLLSIPWSSLRIPCGANTCYAVERFATSIEPSVSVAISLSRGQHTTFAKNVLLVADTISTQPQATPQWMRLTALPGTHREADAIARLVPTIYLEQLRGRQATVNNVRSALRTDLAILHVATHTLLVSGHPELSGIALSSGDTHGAMQSVLWLRDIPSLHAPPLVTLSGCTTEGKAPSGEELATLTQAFFYAGAQQVIGSLWDVDDDATATLMTAFYQNLFKNKLSTAEAIRQAQLSMLHNHAAVPDWAAFVVNGVQPAAPHTGGN